The following coding sequences lie in one Loxodonta africana isolate mLoxAfr1 chromosome X, mLoxAfr1.hap2, whole genome shotgun sequence genomic window:
- the RTL9 gene encoding retrotransposon Gag-like protein 9 yields MADMSMTLHSLRFNNMLREENADPQNRGTTFSRPVTETRTEVQILPSPAELPIASTSASDPGGMSTQLMTSPAFDTMSAPLMGAPDSEALSPPLLPTSDSGTLSPLLMPSSDSGTLSPLLMPASDSGVLSPLLSTSDYGLMSPGLMTIPDFGTMSTALMAAPDSGEISPLAMPASSSGVLSTPIMSTPSSEAMSTPLMLPSDPGEISPLLMPDINPGGTSAQQMTSPGSEAMSPLQITDEDTEAMSKVLMTALASGEISSLLMSGTDSEAISSLIMSALASGTMPTQPMSTQDSGGMPTPVMSGPDSRVMSSLLTSAPGSGAMSTPLLSVPDAGEMSTLLKPTPGSEAVSPLLMTAVASGGMPAQLTPGQGSGLMSPLLQNLDSGIMSTPPMRATASGVTSTLPMRASDSGAMSTPLMRATASGHTSTLPKTVPASGAVSTPLMTVTTSEAMSTEKMSATASRVVSTQSTMAKNSGAISTGFMKATGNGAKSMQWTRASVSGVMSPPLMRATAPETVSMSQFTAPASGSMSTLQMRAPDSGATSMSQMRATASGVMSTSQMRATASGAMSIPLTSAKASGSMPTLLTRDTNLGVISMPQMRATASGTSSKPLMTSKVSGEMFTQQMTTTTSGEVSTTLMRDTASRGMSMPQMISTASGGMSRSLMRAPASGVIPTPQMTATASGAMSMPLMRATASGKVSSQPMSAQDSGGMSTSLMRSMTCGGMSTLQPRAPASEVMSAPLMRASESGEMPKVLMRGPSSGEMSPPQMRASASGEISTPAYGVMSTPQMTSTASGMMSMTQMRVPVSEVMSTPLMRSTASGAMSIPQMTSMAPGGMSMPMIRPPSSGTMSTPQMMPTASGGMCTDFMRTPASGNMYMAQTTAMASGGMSMPLMRATDSGTMATPLMSAMASGEMSKPLMRAPAPGAMSTLQTRAPSFGSMSTPQMTYTASRGMSTLPTRASASGAMSTPLLRATVSGGMSMPQMTAMASGGLSRPLMRAPASGAMSTTQVEATASRVMSNPETKTTDSGKTSTCHINTTSSGSTSTPCATATSPEMKNPPPKEVRSFGMLTPALCYLLEEQEAARGSCPVEEEMEIDEEKQMKCFLDDSEKMAFLVSLHLGAAERWSILQMEVGNPLSGANKSFLRRSQGLYESLSEVDILSAVLCHPKQGQKSVRQYATDFLLLARHLSWSDAILRTRFLEGLSEAVATKMGRIFLKVASSLKELIDRSLYTECQLAEEKDSPGNSSQDLPSACKRNNEEAMENELNSHQQTEEHQHVPKRCYYLKEHGDPQEGLHDHLRQSTGHPKAPTDK; encoded by the exons ATGGCAGATATGTCAATGACCTTACATTCACTGCGATTCAACAATATGCTGAGGGAGGAAAATGCCGACCCCCAAAACAGGGGGACGACCTTCTCTAGACCAGTGACAGAAACCAGAACGGAGGTCCAAATTCtgccttctcctgcagagttgccCATAGCCTCAACTTCAGCTTCAGACCCTGGAGGGATGTCCACACAGCTAATGACATCCCCAGCCTTTGACACCATGTCTGCACCTCTAATGGGAGCACCAGACTCTGAAGCACTGTCCCCACCGCTATTGCCAACCTCGGACTCTGGGACACTGTCCCCATTACTAATGCCATCCTCAGATTCTGGGACACTGTCCCCATTGCTAATGCCAGCCTCAGATTCTGGAGTGCTCTCCCCATTGCTATCCACTTCAGACTATGGGTTAATGTCCCCAGGGCTGATGACAATTCCTGACTTTGGAACGATGTCCACAGCACTAATGGCAGCACCAGATTCTGGAGAGATATCACCATTGGCGATGCCAGCTTCATCTTCTGGAGTGCTGTCTACACCTATAATGAGCACCCCATCCTCTGAAGCAATGTCCACACCATTAATGCTACCCTCAGATCCTGGAGAGATATCCCCACTGCTTATGCCAGATATAAACCCTGGAGGGACATCCGCCCAGCAAATGACATCTCCAGGCTCTGAAGCAATGTCCCCTTTGCAAATTACAGACGAAGACACTGAAGCAATGTCCAAAGTGCTAATGACTGCTCTAGCCTCTGGAGAGATCTCTTCCCTGCTAATGTCAGGCACAGACTCTGAAGCAATATCCTCACTGATAATGTCAGCCCTAGCTTCGGGAACAATGCCAACCCAGCCAATGAGCACCCAAGACTCTGGGGGAATGCCCACCCCAGTAATGTCCGGCCCGGACTCCAGAGTAATGTCTTCACTGCTAACATCAGCTCCAGGCTCCGGAGCAATGTCCACACCACTACTGTCAGTTCCAGATGCTGGAGAAATGTCCACATTACTAAAGCCAACCCCAGGCTCCGAAGCAGTGTCCCCACTGCTAATGACTGCTGTAGCCTCTGGAGGGATGCCAGCCCAGCTAACGCCAGGCCAAGGTTCTGGATTGATGTCCCCACTGTTACAAAATCTAGACTCTGGAATCATGTCTACTCCGCCAATGAGAGCAACAGCCTCCGGAGTGACGTCCACATTGCCAATGAGAGCCTCAGATTCTGGAGCCATGTCCACACCACTAATGAGAGCCACAGCCTCTGGACATACGTCTACATTGCCAAAGACAGTCCCAGCTTCTGGAGCAGTGTCCACCCCACTGATGACAGTCACAACATCTGAAGCAATGTCCACCGAGAAAATGTCAGCCACAGCCTCTAGAGTGGTATCCACACAGTCAACAATGGCCAAAAATTCTGGAGCAATATCCACAGGGTTTATGAAAGCCACAGGCAATGGAGCAAAGTCCATGCAGTGGACAAGAGCCTCAGTCTCTGGAGTGATGTCCCCACCTTTAATGAGAGCCACAGCCCCTGAAACAGTGTCCATGTCACAATTTACAGCCCCAGCCTCTGGATCGATGTCCACACTGCAAATGAGAGCCCCAGACTCTGGAGCAACGTCCATGTCACAAATGAGAGCCACAGCCTCAGGAGTGATGTCGACATCACAAATGAGAGCCACGGCCTCCGGAGCAATGTCCATTCCACTAACGTCAGCCAAAGCCTCAGGGTCGATGCCCACACTGTTAACGAGAGATACAAACTTGGGAGTAATTTCTATGCCACAAATGAGAGCTACGGCCTCTGGAACATCATCCAAGCCACTAATGACATCCAAAGTCTCTGGAGAAATGTTCACACAGCAAATGACAACCACAACTTCTGGAGAGGTATCTACAACACTAATGAGAGACACAGCTTCTAGAGGGATGTCCATGCCACAAATGATATCCACGGCCTCTGGAGGGATGTCCAGGTCGCTAATGAGAGCCCCAGCCTCGGGAGTGATTCCCACCCCACAAATGACAGCCACAGCCTCTGGAGCTATGTCCATGCCACTAATGAGAGCCACAGCCTCTGGAAAGGTGTCCAGTCAGCCAATGAGTGCTCAAGATTCTGGAGGGATGTCCACATCACTCATGAGATCCATGACCTGTGGAGGAATGTCTACACTGCAGCCGAGAGCCCCAGCCTCTGAAGTGATGTCCGCACCACTAATGAGAGCCTCAGAGTCTGGAGAGATGCCCAAAGTGCTCATGAGAGGGCCATCATCTGGAGAAATGTCTCCACCACAAATGAGAGCCTCAGCTTCTGGAGAGATATCTACACCAGCTTATGGAGTGATGTCCACTCCACAAATGACTTCCACAGCCTCTGGAATGATGTCCATGACACaaatgagagttccagtctctgaAGTGATGTCCACACCACTAATGAGATCCACAGCCTCTGGAGCTATGTCTATACCTCAGATGACATCCATGGCCCCTGGAGGAATGTCCATGCCGATGATAAGACCTCCCAGCTCTGGAACAATGTCCACACCACAAATGATGCCCACAGCTTCTGGAGGGATGTGCACTGATTTCATGAGAACTCCAGCCTCTGGAAATATGTACATGGCACAAACAacagccatggcctctggagGGATGTCCATGCCACTAATGAGAGCCACAGACTCTGGAACAATGGCCACGCCATTAATGTCAGCCATGGCTTCTGGAGAGATGTCTAAGCCACTAATGAGAGCCCCAGCCCCGGGAGCAATGTCCACGCTGCAAACAAGAGCCCCAAGCTTTGGATCTATGTCGACACCGCAAATGACATACACAGCTTCTAGAGGGATGTCCACATTACCAACGAGAGCCTCAGCTTCTGGAGCAATGTCCACGCCACTACTGAGAGCCACAGTCTCTGGAGGGATGTCCATGCCACAAATGACAGCCATGGCTTCTGGAGGGCTGTCCAGGCCGCTGATGAGAGCCCCAGCCTCGGGAGCAATGTCCACAACCCAAGTGGAAGCCACAGCCTCTAGAGTGATGTCCAACccagaaaccaaaaccacagaCTCTGGAAAGACATCCACCTGTCACATCAACACTACATCCTCTGGATCAACGTCCACACCATGTGCGACAGCCACAAGCCCTGAAATGAAGAACCCACCACCAAAGGAAGTCCGATCCTTTGGAATGTTGACCCCAGCACTCTGTTACCTCTTAGAAGAACAGGAAGCAGCCCGAGGTTCATGCCCTGTGGAAGAGGAGATGGAGATTGATGAGGAGAAGCAGATGAAGTGTTTTTTGGACGATTCGGAGAAAATGGCATTTCTGGTGTCTCTTCATTTGGGGGCAGCAGAGAGGTGGTCCATCTTGCAGATGGAGGTAGGAAACCCCCTCTCAGGTGCAAATAAATCTTTCCTGAGAAGATCACAAGGCTTATATGAATCCTTATCTGAGGTAGACATCCTCAGTGCTGTTCTTTGCCATCCCAAGCAAGGCCAGAAGTCAGTCAGGCAGTATGCCACTGACTTTCTACTGCTGGCCCGACATTTGTCTTGGTCTGATGCCATTTTACGGACCAGGTTTCTGGAAGGGCTCTCAGAAGCTGTTGCCACCAAAATGGGCCGGATCTTCCTGAAGGTTGCCAGCAGCTTAAAGGAGCTGATAGACAGGTCTCTCTACACTGAGTGCCAGCTGGCTGAAGAGAAGGATTCGCCAGGCAACTCAAGCCAGGATTTGCCGTCAGCCTGTAAGCGGAATAATGAGGAGGCAATGGAGAATGAATTGAACTCTCATCAGCAGACTGAAGAG CACCAGCATGTTCCCAAACGCTGTTACTACCTGAAAGAGCATGGAGACCCCCAAGAAGGTCTTCACGATCACCTTCGACAGAGCACAGGCCATCCGAAGGCCCCCACTGACAAGTAA